From Saccharothrix espanaensis DSM 44229, the proteins below share one genomic window:
- a CDS encoding ABC transporter permease produces MQIPWRAAPRAALSSPLTLLVSLVTALLLSFVVAAAVMHSAASGSAAVDYQQDRLCTESLHPSLEVFLPPHQVTPLFDDVRRSVGDQPVLPAAYTREARTDFGGRQTYAKFGFRPGATDHLKVLEGGAKDGLWVPKSIADTTDLQLGKRGMGGRLPPVTAIYADVRDPLDPWWCSERQYVVPNTMRKDTDLPTSVVWVPDAAAFDALPPEVAPVVDVTIRFPSPVPQTVDEAEDLLAAGTARVQKYDEMGLRVNSPLVLPVENAHQTVRNVRSAILPLTLISLLIGLAGVATVAVQWAQRRHTELRLLWVRGAGPVALGGRALLELGLPLLVGGLLGLGVARLLLPVYAPSGALPPGTTAAGALSVLVVVVLSLVTTWATAAVRAHRVFQAATTGNRLRRVLAAVPWELATAGLAVWAWLRVQDSGLASPTRIGGLPRIDAAALAFPLLVVLTTALLASRVARWALRASHRVSLWSRPAAQLAVRRLAAAAGPVTGVLLVGVLAIGTIAVGTSIAGSQKTALDLKSGMYTGAESVVRVSDVIELPAALRGNSTVVGVSEINDRMGLVVDPATFRDGAFQHDVDPALLTQPLRVGTAPAGEITMPGLPRLTPTAHVASFPKLGTAGWVVPRDQVPDPSDVGSWYVWSAKPLRELTDVLSDNGIVYRNGVERAKAIAGLPFLTIQWTFGFVAAIGVVLAVVAAIALLLAIEVRRRQNALSGAFSTRMGLRPSALLSSHLLELGALAVAAVVVGLAASAVSSGFAVPRLDPAPRLTPTPELPNVFPLLGATVVGSALVVLVAAWIAVRAVRSARIGELIRG; encoded by the coding sequence GTGCAGATCCCGTGGAGAGCCGCGCCGCGCGCCGCGCTGTCGAGCCCGCTGACGTTGTTGGTCAGCCTGGTCACCGCGCTCCTGCTGAGCTTCGTCGTGGCCGCCGCGGTCATGCACTCGGCCGCCTCCGGGAGTGCCGCCGTGGACTACCAGCAGGACCGGCTGTGCACCGAGTCGCTGCACCCGTCGCTGGAGGTCTTCCTCCCGCCGCACCAGGTCACGCCGCTGTTCGACGACGTGCGCCGGTCCGTCGGCGACCAGCCCGTGCTGCCCGCCGCCTACACCCGCGAGGCGCGGACCGACTTCGGCGGCAGGCAGACCTACGCCAAGTTCGGGTTCCGGCCCGGCGCGACCGACCACCTCAAGGTGCTCGAAGGCGGCGCCAAGGACGGGCTGTGGGTGCCCAAGAGCATCGCCGACACCACCGACCTGCAACTCGGCAAGCGCGGCATGGGCGGGCGGCTGCCGCCGGTCACCGCGATCTACGCCGACGTGCGCGACCCGCTGGACCCGTGGTGGTGCTCCGAGCGCCAGTACGTGGTGCCGAACACCATGCGGAAGGACACCGACCTCCCGACGAGCGTGGTGTGGGTGCCCGACGCGGCGGCGTTCGACGCGCTGCCGCCGGAGGTGGCCCCGGTGGTCGACGTGACGATCCGGTTCCCCAGCCCGGTCCCGCAGACCGTGGACGAGGCGGAAGACCTGCTCGCCGCCGGCACCGCCCGGGTCCAGAAGTACGACGAGATGGGCCTGCGGGTGAACTCGCCGCTGGTGCTGCCCGTCGAGAACGCCCACCAGACCGTGCGCAACGTCCGCTCGGCGATCCTGCCGCTGACGTTGATCAGCCTGCTCATCGGCCTGGCCGGGGTGGCCACGGTGGCCGTGCAGTGGGCGCAGCGCCGGCACACCGAGCTGCGGCTGCTGTGGGTGCGCGGCGCGGGCCCGGTGGCGCTGGGCGGTCGGGCGCTGCTCGAACTCGGCCTGCCACTGCTGGTCGGCGGACTGCTCGGGTTGGGCGTGGCCCGGCTGCTGCTGCCCGTCTACGCCCCGTCCGGCGCGCTGCCGCCGGGCACCACGGCCGCCGGTGCGCTGTCCGTGCTCGTGGTCGTCGTGCTGAGCCTGGTCACCACGTGGGCGACGGCAGCGGTCCGCGCGCACCGCGTGTTCCAGGCCGCCACCACGGGCAACCGCCTGCGCCGCGTGCTGGCCGCCGTGCCGTGGGAGCTGGCCACCGCGGGCCTGGCGGTGTGGGCGTGGCTGCGGGTGCAGGACAGCGGCCTGGCCTCGCCGACCAGGATCGGCGGCCTGCCCCGGATCGACGCGGCGGCGCTGGCGTTCCCGTTGCTGGTGGTGCTCACCACGGCGCTGCTGGCCTCCCGGGTGGCGCGGTGGGCGCTCCGGGCCTCGCACCGCGTGTCGCTGTGGTCCCGACCGGCCGCGCAGCTCGCCGTGCGGCGGCTCGCGGCGGCGGCCGGCCCGGTGACCGGCGTCCTGCTGGTGGGTGTGCTGGCGATCGGCACGATCGCGGTGGGCACCAGCATCGCCGGCTCGCAGAAGACCGCGCTGGACCTGAAGTCCGGCATGTACACCGGCGCGGAGAGCGTCGTGCGGGTGTCCGACGTGATCGAGCTGCCGGCCGCGCTGCGCGGCAACTCCACCGTCGTGGGCGTGAGCGAGATCAACGACCGGATGGGGCTCGTCGTGGACCCGGCGACGTTCCGCGACGGCGCGTTCCAGCACGACGTCGACCCGGCGCTGCTCACCCAGCCGCTGCGGGTCGGCACCGCGCCCGCGGGCGAGATCACCATGCCCGGCCTGCCCCGGCTGACGCCCACCGCGCACGTGGCGTCGTTCCCCAAGCTCGGCACGGCCGGCTGGGTCGTGCCGCGCGACCAGGTCCCCGACCCGTCCGACGTCGGCTCCTGGTACGTGTGGTCGGCGAAACCGCTGCGCGAGCTGACCGACGTCCTGTCGGACAACGGGATCGTCTACCGCAACGGGGTGGAGCGGGCGAAGGCGATCGCGGGCCTGCCGTTCCTGACCATCCAGTGGACGTTCGGGTTCGTCGCCGCCATCGGCGTCGTGCTCGCGGTGGTGGCCGCGATCGCGCTGCTGCTGGCGATCGAGGTGCGCCGCCGGCAGAACGCGCTGTCCGGCGCGTTCAGCACCCGGATGGGGCTGCGGCCGTCGGCCCTGCTGTCCAGCCACCTGCTGGAGCTCGGCGCGCTGGCCGTGGCCGCGGTCGTGGTCGGGTTGGCGGCGAGCGCGGTCAGCAGCGGGTTCGCCGTGCCGCGGCTGGACCCCGCGCCCCGGCTGACCCCCACCCCGGAACTGCCCAACGTGTTCCCGCTGCTGGGCGCGACGGTCGTGGGCAGCGCGCTGGTGGTGCTGGTGGCCGCGTGGATCGCGGTGCGCGCGGTGCGCTCGGCGCGGATCGGGGAGCTGATCCGTGGCTGA
- a CDS encoding GNAT family N-acetyltransferase: MTKPAYPIRTERLLLRPFTHADHAALHSWQSLPEVVRYLYGEAKTPEETTESLALKTAVTWPAKEGEHLSLAVEHDGRVIGETVLKWLNEEHRQGEIGYIFHPDHYGRGYATEASRVMLRLGFENLGLHRIVASCDASNGASWRVMERLGMRREAHFRHAEVFKGAWGEEFVYAILEDEWRASR; this comes from the coding sequence GTGACCAAACCCGCCTACCCCATCCGCACCGAACGCCTGCTGCTGCGCCCCTTCACCCACGCCGACCACGCCGCCCTGCACTCGTGGCAGTCCCTGCCCGAGGTGGTGCGGTACCTGTACGGGGAGGCGAAGACGCCGGAGGAGACCACCGAGAGCCTGGCGCTCAAGACGGCGGTCACCTGGCCCGCGAAGGAGGGCGAGCACCTGTCGCTGGCCGTCGAGCACGACGGCCGGGTGATCGGCGAGACCGTGCTCAAGTGGCTCAACGAGGAACACCGCCAGGGCGAGATCGGCTACATCTTCCACCCCGACCACTACGGCCGCGGCTACGCGACCGAAGCGTCCCGGGTCATGCTCCGGCTCGGCTTCGAGAACCTGGGCCTGCACCGGATCGTGGCCTCGTGCGACGCGTCCAACGGCGCGTCGTGGCGGGTCATGGAACGCCTGGGGATGCGCCGCGAAGCGCACTTCCGGCACGCCGAGGTCTTCAAGGGCGCGTGGGGCGAGGAGTTCGTCTACGCGATCCTGGAAGACGAGTGGCGCGCTAGCCGGTGA
- a CDS encoding AfsR/SARP family transcriptional regulator, producing MAVEIRLLGTVEAVLGGRRTDLGHARQRCVLVALAVEVNQPVAFDRLVTRVWGDRPPRRPRAALYGYLYRLRRVLADAEGVALVRHTGCYELVADPDAVDLRRFERLADAARRAGSDAERLALFDRAARLWRGEPFAGLDTPWLSATRAAVEQQRYLAEAERTDTALRLGLGAGELARLTARAADHPLDERVAAQLLLALHRTGRTGEALARYQLVRRLLADELGTDPGPALRAAHRQLLQPPADPPTPVHRSPVDAAGRS from the coding sequence ATGGCGGTGGAGATCCGGTTGCTGGGCACGGTCGAAGCGGTGCTGGGGGGCCGGCGGACGGACCTGGGGCACGCCCGGCAGCGGTGCGTGCTGGTGGCGCTGGCGGTGGAGGTGAACCAGCCGGTGGCCTTCGACCGGCTGGTCACGCGGGTGTGGGGGGACCGGCCGCCGCGCCGGCCGCGCGCCGCGCTCTACGGCTACCTGTACCGGCTGCGGCGGGTGTTGGCCGACGCCGAGGGCGTGGCCCTGGTCCGCCACACCGGCTGCTACGAGCTGGTCGCCGACCCGGACGCGGTGGACCTGCGGCGGTTCGAGCGGCTCGCCGACGCCGCCCGCCGGGCCGGGTCGGACGCCGAGCGGCTGGCCCTGTTCGACCGGGCGGCGCGGCTGTGGCGCGGGGAGCCGTTCGCCGGGCTGGACACGCCGTGGTTGAGCGCCACCCGCGCGGCGGTCGAGCAGCAGCGCTACCTGGCGGAGGCCGAGCGCACCGACACCGCGCTGCGGCTGGGGCTGGGCGCGGGCGAGCTGGCCCGGCTCACCGCCCGCGCCGCCGACCACCCGCTGGACGAGCGGGTCGCCGCGCAGCTCCTGCTCGCCCTGCACCGGACCGGCCGGACGGGCGAGGCGCTGGCCCGGTACCAGCTCGTCCGCCGGCTGCTCGCGGACGAACTGGGCACCGACCCCGGCCCCGCGCTGCGCGCCGCCCACCGGCAGCTCCTCCAGCCCCCCGCCGACCCGCCCACCCCCGTCCACCGGTCGCCGGTCGACG
- a CDS encoding chitinase — protein sequence MSRRILFARVAAVAALVAGAVAVGLVPAYAASTTATFAKTQSWSSGYTGQFSIKNDTSAAITSWKVEFDLPTGTTVGAYWDALQTNAGGHYTFTNRNYNGNVAPGATVTFGFNASGTADPANCKLNGAPCTGPPTVTTTTTTTATSTTTSTTTTSTSTTTSTSTSTTTTTPTTTTTTPPTGLPKRVLVGYLHASFANGSGYTRMKDVSPDWDIINLSFAEPTSVTSGDLRFQQCPVAECPNVEPEAEFIAGIREKQAQGKKVLISIGGQNGQVQLTTTAARDAFVRSVGAIIDRYGLDGLDVDFEGHSLSLSAGDTDFRSPTSPVVVNLISALKSLKARYGAKFVLTMAPETFFVQLGYQFYGGGSGQDPRAGAYLPVIHAMRDDLTLLHVQHYNSGPITGLDNQYHFMGGSDFHVAMADMVLAGFPVKGDATKFFPGLRQDQVAIGLPASVNAGNGFTSVGDVHKALDCLMKGTNCGPYKPKATYPNLRGLMTWSINWDKYNGFEFSRSHRAYLPR from the coding sequence ATGTCGCGCAGGATCCTGTTCGCGAGGGTGGCGGCGGTGGCGGCCCTGGTGGCCGGTGCCGTGGCGGTGGGGCTGGTCCCCGCGTACGCCGCCTCGACCACCGCCACGTTCGCCAAGACCCAGTCCTGGAGCTCCGGCTACACCGGACAGTTCTCGATCAAGAACGACACCAGCGCGGCGATCACCTCGTGGAAGGTCGAGTTCGACCTCCCGACCGGCACGACGGTCGGGGCCTACTGGGACGCGTTGCAGACCAACGCCGGCGGCCACTACACGTTCACCAACCGGAACTACAACGGCAACGTCGCACCCGGCGCGACCGTCACCTTCGGCTTCAACGCCTCCGGCACGGCCGACCCGGCGAACTGCAAGCTCAACGGCGCGCCCTGCACCGGCCCGCCCACGGTGACCACGACCACGACGACCACCGCCACGTCGACCACCACGAGCACCACCACGACGTCGACCAGCACCACGACCTCGACCAGCACGTCCACCACGACGACGACCCCGACCACCACGACCACGACGCCGCCCACCGGGCTGCCCAAGCGGGTGCTCGTCGGCTACCTGCACGCCAGCTTCGCCAACGGCTCGGGCTACACCCGGATGAAGGACGTCTCGCCGGACTGGGACATCATCAACCTCTCCTTCGCCGAGCCGACCTCGGTCACCTCCGGCGACCTGCGCTTCCAGCAGTGCCCGGTCGCCGAGTGCCCGAACGTCGAGCCCGAGGCCGAGTTCATCGCCGGCATCCGGGAGAAGCAGGCCCAGGGCAAGAAGGTGCTGATCTCCATCGGCGGCCAGAACGGCCAGGTGCAGCTCACCACCACGGCCGCCCGGGACGCGTTCGTGCGCAGCGTCGGCGCGATCATCGACCGCTACGGCCTCGACGGGCTCGACGTCGACTTCGAGGGCCACTCGCTGTCGCTGAGCGCGGGCGACACCGACTTCCGCAGCCCCACCTCGCCGGTGGTCGTCAACCTGATCTCCGCGCTCAAGTCGCTCAAGGCCCGCTACGGGGCCAAGTTCGTGCTCACGATGGCCCCGGAGACGTTCTTCGTCCAGCTCGGCTACCAGTTCTACGGCGGCGGTTCCGGGCAGGACCCGCGGGCGGGCGCGTACCTGCCGGTCATCCACGCGATGCGTGACGACCTGACCCTGCTGCACGTCCAGCACTACAACTCGGGCCCGATCACGGGCCTGGACAACCAGTACCACTTCATGGGCGGCAGCGACTTCCACGTGGCGATGGCCGACATGGTGCTGGCCGGGTTCCCGGTCAAGGGCGACGCGACCAAGTTCTTCCCGGGCCTGCGGCAGGACCAGGTGGCGATCGGGCTGCCCGCGAGCGTCAACGCGGGCAACGGCTTCACCTCCGTCGGTGACGTGCACAAGGCGCTGGACTGTCTGATGAAGGGCACGAACTGCGGGCCGTACAAGCCGAAGGCGACCTACCCGAACCTGCGCGGCCTGATGACGTGGTCGATCAACTGGGACAAGTACAACGGGTTCGAGTTCTCCCGGTCGCACCGGGCGTACCTGCCCCGCTGA
- a CDS encoding GDSL-type esterase/lipase family protein, whose translation MLRRSLALALVLPLLAVLLMVADSPFPDPLGPNRDAPAALVALGDSTMSGEGAGSYEPGTDGENDNWCHRSTKASVRQTRVAGVEKVFNLACSGTSAEQVGLGDGTDRSSQARQLAEIAREYRVTTVVVAMGANDDPKFGEVLSSCLRAWFERADCSKALADEWRERVDRMVPKVERALRDIRLALRDEGYTPLSYTLVVQSYAAPVSPDLPSDLQNLAGCPLRTADMRWVRDTAVGDLSDGLRKAASAVGARFLDLSRAGAKHEACAGGKNPDSEWFTRLTVDFDGLRDEVRARHALQESFHPNARGHEQFGRCMTEFLATSAREASCVADRDGNLTPVLDRD comes from the coding sequence ATGTTGCGTCGCTCCCTCGCCCTCGCCCTCGTGCTGCCGCTGCTGGCGGTGCTGCTCATGGTCGCCGACAGCCCCTTCCCGGACCCGCTCGGCCCGAACCGGGACGCCCCGGCGGCGCTGGTCGCGCTGGGTGACAGCACGATGTCCGGCGAGGGCGCGGGCAGCTACGAGCCGGGCACCGACGGCGAGAACGACAACTGGTGCCACCGGTCGACCAAGGCGTCGGTGCGGCAGACGAGGGTCGCGGGCGTCGAGAAGGTGTTCAACCTGGCGTGCTCGGGGACGAGCGCGGAACAGGTCGGGCTCGGCGACGGGACCGACCGCAGCTCGCAGGCCCGGCAGCTGGCCGAGATCGCCCGCGAGTACCGGGTGACCACGGTCGTGGTCGCGATGGGCGCCAACGACGACCCGAAGTTCGGCGAGGTGCTGAGCTCGTGCCTGCGGGCGTGGTTCGAGCGGGCGGACTGCTCGAAGGCGCTGGCCGACGAGTGGCGGGAGCGGGTGGACCGGATGGTGCCCAAGGTGGAGCGGGCGCTGCGCGACATCCGCTTGGCGCTGCGGGACGAGGGCTACACGCCCCTGTCGTACACGCTGGTCGTGCAGTCCTACGCGGCCCCGGTCAGCCCGGACCTGCCCTCGGACCTGCAGAACCTCGCCGGGTGCCCGCTGCGGACGGCGGACATGAGGTGGGTGCGCGACACGGCGGTGGGTGACCTGTCCGACGGCCTGCGCAAGGCCGCGTCCGCCGTCGGGGCGCGCTTCCTCGACCTGTCGAGGGCGGGCGCGAAGCACGAGGCGTGCGCGGGCGGGAAGAACCCGGACAGCGAGTGGTTCACCCGCCTCACGGTCGACTTCGACGGTCTGCGCGACGAGGTCCGGGCGCGGCACGCGCTCCAGGAGTCGTTCCACCCCAACGCCCGGGGGCACGAGCAGTTCGGGCGCTGCATGACCGAGTTCCTCGCCACGTCGGCCCGCGAGGCGTCCTGCGTGGCCGACCGCGACGGCAACCTGACCCCCGTGCTGGACCGCGACTAG
- a CDS encoding ABC transporter ATP-binding protein, with protein sequence MLRLRDVGVDYRTPAGSVTAVSDVTLDVPASGITVLAGPSGSGKSTLLRVLSLVERPTTGGVELRGMGTARLSSRARRALRRTEIALVFQNPGENLVGHLTVGDNLRAAAQAAGRTAAVADLLAQLGLPDTADWKVNALSGGQQQRLAFGCALARGASVVLADEPTSQLDTGSADLVLETLADLARRGVPVVVASHDPRLIALADTRFDLRNGVLAA encoded by the coding sequence GTGCTGCGCCTGCGGGACGTGGGCGTCGACTACCGGACCCCGGCCGGGTCGGTGACGGCGGTGTCCGACGTGACGCTGGACGTGCCGGCGAGCGGGATCACCGTGCTGGCCGGGCCGTCCGGGTCGGGCAAGTCGACCCTGCTGCGGGTGCTGAGCCTGGTGGAGCGGCCCACGACCGGCGGTGTGGAGCTGCGCGGCATGGGCACCGCGCGGCTGTCGTCCCGGGCGCGGCGGGCGTTGCGGCGCACCGAGATCGCGCTGGTGTTCCAGAACCCCGGCGAGAACCTGGTCGGCCACCTCACCGTGGGCGACAACCTGCGCGCGGCGGCCCAGGCGGCCGGCCGCACCGCGGCGGTGGCCGACCTGCTGGCCCAGCTCGGGCTGCCCGACACCGCGGACTGGAAGGTCAACGCGCTGTCCGGCGGCCAGCAGCAGCGGCTGGCGTTCGGCTGCGCGCTGGCCCGCGGCGCGTCGGTGGTGCTGGCCGACGAGCCGACCTCGCAGCTCGACACCGGCTCGGCCGACCTCGTGCTGGAGACGTTGGCCGACCTCGCGCGGCGGGGCGTGCCGGTGGTCGTCGCGTCCCACGACCCCCGCCTGATCGCGTTGGCGGACACCAGGTTCGACCTGCGGAACGGGGTGTTGGCGGCATGA
- a CDS encoding dihydrolipoamide acetyltransferase family protein — MPDFRLPDLGEGLTEGEIVTWLVAVGDQVSIDQPVVEVETAKAVVEVPCPFEGVVRARFGEPGEKLAVGSVLLSVGLAAGEEPTPAPSAETGSGNVLIGYGTTDSPRRRRANRRGPGRGAPPQTTPAVPTQPAPARTASAQPVAVGPAQVVESGPVRPSGVAPAVISPLVRRMARENGLALDTIAGSGPGGVIRRVDVERELAARSSAPAAGRRIPLKGLRGVVAAKLATSRREIPEATVWVDVDATDFLTARAALPGVSLLALLARFTVLGLTKFPELNSRVEGDEIAVLDEIHLGFAAQTDRGLVVPVVRDAHTLTTSGLAAAITDLATSARDGKIAPAALTGGTFTVNNYGVFGVDGSAAIINHPEAAILGIGRIIDRPWVVDGQLAVRKVTQLTLAFDHRVCDGGTAGGFLRFVADCVQSPITAMADL; from the coding sequence GTGCCTGACTTCCGGCTGCCCGACCTGGGCGAGGGGCTGACCGAGGGCGAGATCGTCACCTGGCTGGTGGCGGTCGGCGACCAGGTGTCGATCGACCAGCCCGTGGTCGAGGTCGAGACGGCGAAGGCCGTGGTCGAGGTGCCGTGCCCGTTCGAGGGCGTGGTGCGGGCCCGGTTCGGCGAGCCGGGCGAGAAGCTCGCGGTCGGCTCGGTGCTGCTGTCGGTGGGGCTCGCCGCGGGGGAGGAGCCGACGCCCGCGCCGTCCGCCGAGACGGGTTCGGGCAACGTGCTGATCGGCTACGGCACCACCGACTCGCCCCGCCGCCGCCGCGCCAACCGTCGCGGTCCCGGTCGCGGCGCACCGCCCCAGACCACCCCCGCCGTCCCGACCCAGCCCGCTCCGGCTCGCACCGCTTCGGCACAGCCCGTCGCGGTGGGTCCGGCGCAGGTGGTCGAGAGCGGGCCGGTGCGCCCGTCGGGGGTGGCTCCGGCGGTCATCTCGCCGCTGGTGCGGCGGATGGCGCGGGAGAACGGGCTGGCGCTGGACACCATCGCCGGCAGCGGCCCCGGTGGCGTGATCCGCCGGGTGGACGTCGAACGGGAACTGGCCGCGCGGTCCTCCGCTCCCGCGGCCGGCCGGCGGATCCCGCTCAAGGGGCTGCGCGGGGTGGTGGCGGCGAAGCTGGCCACGTCCCGGCGCGAGATCCCCGAGGCGACCGTCTGGGTGGACGTCGACGCGACGGACTTCCTGACCGCCCGCGCCGCGCTGCCGGGCGTGTCGCTGCTCGCGCTGCTGGCCCGGTTCACCGTGCTGGGCCTGACGAAGTTCCCCGAGCTGAACTCCCGGGTCGAGGGCGACGAGATCGCCGTGCTGGACGAGATCCACCTGGGGTTCGCCGCGCAGACCGACCGGGGGCTGGTGGTGCCCGTGGTCCGCGACGCGCACACGCTCACCACGTCCGGCCTGGCCGCCGCTATCACCGACCTGGCGACGTCGGCCCGGGACGGGAAGATCGCCCCGGCCGCGCTGACCGGCGGGACGTTCACGGTCAACAACTACGGGGTGTTCGGCGTCGACGGGTCGGCCGCGATCATCAACCACCCCGAGGCGGCGATCCTCGGCATCGGCCGGATCATCGACCGGCCGTGGGTGGTCGACGGGCAGCTGGCGGTCCGCAAGGTCACCCAGCTCACGCTCGCCTTCGACCACCGGGTGTGCGACGGCGGCACGGCGGGCGGGTTCCTCAGGTTCGTGGCCGACTGCGTGCAGTCGCCGATCACGGCGATGGCCGACCTCTGA
- a CDS encoding deacetylase, producing MSHVWYVSYGSNLYADRFACYLRGGVPVGAAHAYPGCRDGSPPRAVREVEAPGGIYFATRSPVWGGGRAFFDPGLPGTAAMRGYLITTGQFADVVEQEMYREPGPEIDLTTVLAEGRDQRGPGRYDTLLRLGEFAGHPALTFTAPWSAGDVEHTAPSGPYLKMLRDGLCESHGWTTARAAAYLAGRTTFWTGPEVERL from the coding sequence ATGAGCCACGTCTGGTACGTCAGCTACGGCTCGAACCTGTACGCCGACCGGTTCGCCTGCTACCTGCGCGGTGGCGTGCCGGTCGGCGCGGCGCACGCCTACCCGGGGTGTCGGGACGGCAGCCCGCCGCGCGCCGTGCGCGAGGTCGAGGCCCCCGGCGGCATCTACTTCGCGACCCGGTCGCCGGTGTGGGGCGGTGGACGGGCGTTCTTCGACCCCGGGCTGCCCGGCACGGCCGCCATGCGCGGCTACCTGATCACCACCGGCCAGTTCGCCGACGTGGTCGAGCAGGAGATGTACCGCGAGCCCGGCCCGGAGATCGACCTGACCACCGTCCTGGCCGAGGGCCGCGACCAGCGCGGCCCCGGCCGGTACGACACCCTGCTGCGGCTGGGCGAGTTCGCCGGCCACCCGGCCCTGACCTTCACCGCCCCCTGGTCGGCCGGGGACGTCGAGCACACCGCGCCCTCCGGCCCGTACCTGAAGATGCTGCGCGACGGCCTGTGCGAAAGCCACGGCTGGACCACCGCCCGCGCCGCCGCCTACCTCGCCGGCCGCACCACCTTCTGGACCGGGCCGGAGGTCGAACGGCTCTAG
- a CDS encoding helix-turn-helix domain-containing protein gives MTTTIPADFSAALRAAIQRSGLSLNEISRRLREQSTPVSISALSYWQNGENRPERAGSLAAVAALEAILGQPPETLTALLGPRRPRGRWTNRTGPTITYDQVWERPESVARALAKVDATPDELDTPHRLSQYVSYRVDGRGHEESMRVRRLIRADHDGTSRFIFVTRCSSLTQPPVVTFTEGCRPARFRADVPSSTCAFEFVLDRPLDSGELAAVEFGVRLPPGQTDRHAQLAIYRPTRDLVLQIAFDPDHVPLRCNGYFQPRHAMPVEKRGEVTFDRSAGTFQFITLDPAPGQYGIQWSWR, from the coding sequence ATGACCACCACGATCCCCGCCGACTTCAGCGCCGCGCTGCGCGCCGCGATCCAGCGCAGCGGCCTGAGCCTCAACGAGATCAGCAGGCGGCTGCGCGAGCAGTCGACCCCGGTCAGCATCAGCGCGTTGAGCTACTGGCAGAACGGCGAGAACCGACCGGAGCGGGCCGGCTCGCTGGCCGCCGTGGCCGCGCTGGAGGCGATCCTCGGCCAACCACCGGAGACCCTGACCGCCCTGCTCGGCCCGCGCAGACCGCGCGGCCGGTGGACCAACCGGACCGGCCCGACCATCACCTACGACCAGGTGTGGGAGCGGCCGGAGTCGGTGGCCCGCGCGCTGGCCAAGGTGGACGCCACGCCGGACGAGCTGGACACCCCGCACCGCCTGTCGCAGTACGTGTCCTACCGGGTCGACGGCCGGGGGCACGAGGAGTCGATGCGGGTGCGCCGGCTGATCCGGGCCGACCACGACGGCACGTCCCGGTTCATCTTCGTCACCCGCTGCTCCAGCCTCACCCAGCCGCCGGTGGTGACCTTCACCGAGGGCTGCCGGCCCGCCCGGTTCCGCGCCGACGTGCCGTCCTCGACGTGCGCGTTCGAGTTCGTGCTGGACCGGCCGCTGGACAGCGGCGAGCTGGCCGCGGTCGAGTTCGGCGTGCGGCTCCCGCCGGGGCAGACCGACCGGCACGCCCAGCTCGCCATCTACCGGCCGACCCGCGACCTGGTGCTCCAGATCGCGTTCGACCCCGACCACGTGCCGCTGCGCTGCAACGGCTACTTCCAGCCGCGGCACGCGATGCCGGTGGAGAAGCGCGGCGAGGTCACGTTCGACCGCTCGGCCGGCACGTTCCAGTTCATCACGCTGGACCCGGCGCCGGGCCAGTACGGGATCCAGTGGAGCTGGCGCTAG
- a CDS encoding ABC transporter ATP-binding protein — MTALRVVGVRRSFEHPGGTVHVLRGVDLEVSAGELVTLSGPSGSGKSALLSVLSGFDRADDGTVEMCGEVLTAPPAWRLCALLPQAMGLAGELTLAENVALPLRLSGAGADVGGVAVLLAELGIGDLADRYPAEVSFGQQQRAALARAVIGSPKVLLADEPTAHLDQVSAPTAVRVLRRAADAGAAVLIATHHEEVHRAADRTVVLSGGRVSVG, encoded by the coding sequence ATGACGGCGCTGCGCGTGGTGGGGGTCCGGCGGTCGTTCGAGCACCCCGGCGGGACGGTGCACGTGCTGCGCGGCGTCGACCTGGAGGTGTCGGCGGGCGAGCTGGTGACGCTGTCCGGGCCGTCCGGTTCGGGCAAGAGCGCGCTGCTGTCGGTGCTGTCCGGGTTCGACCGGGCCGACGACGGCACGGTGGAGATGTGCGGCGAGGTGCTGACCGCTCCCCCGGCCTGGCGGCTGTGCGCGCTGCTGCCGCAGGCGATGGGGCTGGCCGGCGAGCTGACGCTGGCCGAGAACGTGGCGCTGCCGCTGCGGCTCAGCGGTGCCGGCGCAGACGTGGGCGGGGTCGCCGTGCTGCTGGCCGAACTGGGCATCGGCGACCTCGCCGACCGCTACCCCGCCGAGGTGTCGTTCGGGCAGCAGCAGCGCGCCGCGCTGGCGCGGGCGGTGATCGGGTCGCCGAAGGTGCTGCTGGCCGACGAGCCGACCGCGCACCTCGACCAGGTCAGCGCGCCGACGGCGGTCCGGGTGCTGCGGCGCGCGGCCGACGCGGGCGCGGCCGTGCTGATCGCCACGCACCACGAGGAGGTGCACCGGGCGGCCGATCGCACGGTGGTCCTCTCCGGTGGGCGGGTCTCCGTAGGATAG